The following proteins are co-located in the Xiphophorus maculatus strain JP 163 A chromosome 8, X_maculatus-5.0-male, whole genome shotgun sequence genome:
- the cmya5 gene encoding cardiomyopathy-associated protein 5, with the protein MDTLTEDLARSDVEAEMTMLVAEDAAEQNVEASDEVENLRNSLREAVHDDSVRPKMQCLLMDTSFSMVTMQGEDSGIAWETTASRCATPWTPEAGTMDVSSPAPVRLGATGSQPAGKIIFVMDEEMIARQRKPKERVNNQKSKVEREQELWDETFDSVSGRPELVEVSQPNVKTEAEGEQEEATDRLEDKEQSLFRIVSEGSEILNIVVPPKFATVDEEESKEMVDNLSYLEESLVPKTSAETQDNDLPFSAETGDQIKVLPPTGPGAMDPPGAPVARPPVRGVTGNVDYFEAFSLIEAQAPGSPAVIPQGQEEHVAKTATDNLDAEKPVAPEDHKTTKSVDTDKSDTVSLEEITSDLLDDVFYGGTENYALKSIDDEVGLAKSPISRLASKPSGSSLFGSQEDILTPIFLPEGPPKIIDQILLEEPTAMAFLYSDLYEEALGSRKKEEDAESMTSEKSFHSRHSDREARGYLEKFVLIDETPAVETEQQEKEIFTSEESRTLPQDMYDFEDVLAKSEKERQHSDDVTDFFRSSANSSPCDVEPFPRSLEEDDIQTAKSSIKTQKSVSIAAEKVSETPVDPLGFSSYEFLPDEPDWEDVDDGPTHLDRRSVGGEELGRQESELNKPDVPPRRKTASSPAKSCLDLTPLTPVDMITQEKEEAGGKEHRVEEKETASPVETADEGDGNEEDTVATESEVAQLDSDPVELKTGTLESESTKESDETTVTDAKLNEEEEAKPNEDRSESQEATTATGLKETDVETEVNLEKQEDRPTTSSADPAVNKRQCVIL; encoded by the exons ATGGATACATTGACAGAAGATTTAGCACGGTCTGATGTCGAAGCCGAAATGACGATGTTGGTGGCGGAAGATGCAGCAGAACAAAATGTTGAAGCAAGCGATGAAGTGGAGAACCTTCGAAACAG TTTACGTGAGGCTGTCCACGATGACAGCGTCCGACCTAAAATGCAGTGCCTGCTGATGGACACCTCTTTCTCCATGGTGACCATGCAAGGAGAAGACAGCGGGATCGCATGGGAAACAACCGCGAGTCGCTGTGCCACACCTTGGACACCTGAAGCAGGAACAATGGATGTTAGCTCACCAGCTCCAGTCCGACTCGGAGCAACGGGGTCTCAGCCTGCAGGAAAGATCATATTTGTCATGGACGAAGAGATGATTGCAAGACAGAGGAAACCTAAAGAAAGGGTGAACAATCAGAAGAGCAAAGTGGAAAGAGAGCAAGAACTTTGGGATGAAACCTTTGACAGTGTCTCAGGGCGACCAGAGTTGGTAGAAGTGTCCCAACCCAatgtaaaaactgaagcagaagGGGAACAAGAGGAGGCGACTGATCGTCTGGAGGACAAAGAGCAGAGTTTGTTCAGGATAGTGTCAGAAGGTTCAGAAATCCTCAACATTGTTGTCCCTCCTAAATTTGCCACCGTGGATGAAGAGGAGAGCAAGGAAATGGTGGACAACTTGTCATATCTGGAGGAGAGTCTTGTTCCCAAAACCAGTGCAGAGACTCAAGACAATGACTTACCATTCTCAGCAGAAACTGGTGatcagataaaggttttacCTCCTACAGGTCCTGGTGCAATGGACCCACCAGGGGCTCCGGTGGCCAGACCGCCAGTAAGAGGAGTGACTGGGAATGTGGACTACTTTGAGGCGTTCTCTCTGATTGAGGCCCAGGCTCCAGGAAGTCCTGCTGTGATTCCACAAGGGCAGGAGGAGCATGTGGCAAAAACAGCCACTGACAACCTGGATGCTGAGAAACCAGTGGCACCTGAAGACCACAAAACGACCAAAAGTGTGGACACTGATAAATCAGACACAGTAAGTTTAGAGGAAATAACCAGTGACCTTCTAGATGATGTCTTCTATGGCGGTACAGAAAACTACGCTTTAAAAAGTATCGATGATGAAGTTGGACTGGCAAAAAGTCCGATATCTAGGCTTGCTTCCAAACCAAGTGGTTCGTCTTTGTTCGGTAGCCAAGAGGACATCCTGACACCAATCTTCCTACCTGAAGGACCACCAAAAATTATTGACCAAATATTGCTGGAAGAGCCGACAGCCATGGCTTTCCTTTACTCTGACCTGTATGAGGAAGCATTGGGCAGTAGGAAAAAGGAGGAGGATGCAGAAAGCATGACGTCTGAGAAGTCCTTCCATAGCAGGCATTCAGACCGAGAGGCCAGAGGTTACTTAGAGAAATTTGTCCTGATTGATGAGACCCCTGCAGTGGAAACAgaacagcaagaaaaagaaatttttaCATCAGAGGAATCTCGGACTCTACCTCAAGATATGTATGACTTTGAAGACGTTCTCGCCAAGTCTGAAAAAGAGAGGCAACACTCAGACGACGTCACGGACTTCTTCAGGTCTAGTGCCAATTCTTCTCCCTGTGACGTAGAACCTTTCCCTCGATCCCTAGAAGAGGACGACATTCAAACAGCAAAGAGTAGCATCAAGACTCAAAAAAGTGTCTCAATAGCTGCAGAAAAAGTCTCAGAAACCCCAGTAGATCCTCTCGGCTTTTCAAGCTATGAGTTCCTGCCAGATGAACCAGACTGGGAGGATGTAGATGATGGTCCTACACACCTAGACAGAAGATCTGTTGGAGGAGAAGAACTGGGAAGGCAAGAATCCGAGCTCAACAAACCAGATGTCCCTCCCAGGAGAAAGACGGCATCCTCTCCTGCTAAATCCTGCTTGGATCTAACACCTCTTACTCCGGTTGATATGATTACACAAGAGAAAGAGGAGGCTGGAGGAAAGGAGCACAGGGTGGAGGAAAAAGAGACAGCATCACCCGTAGAGACTGCTGACGAAGGAGACGGAAATGAAGAAGACACTGTGGCGACTGAATCCGAAGTTGCACAACTTGACAGCGATCCAGTTGAGTTGAAAACCGGGACCCTGGAGAGTGAAAGCACAAAAGAGTCTGATGAGACGACTGTCACAGACGCAAAACTAAATGAAGAGGAAGAAGCAAAACCGAACGAAGATAGAAGTGAGAGTCAAGAAGCAACGACCGCTACAGGACTCAAAGAAACAGATGTTGAGACAGAGGTTAATTTGGAGAAACAAGAAGACAGACCCACCACCTCATCAGCTGATCCTGCTGTAAACAAAAGGCAGTGTGTAATACTTTAG